A section of the Venturia canescens isolate UGA chromosome 11, ASM1945775v1, whole genome shotgun sequence genome encodes:
- the LOC122418104 gene encoding centrosomal protein of 164 kDa isoform X3, translating into MSISQDSGAVIVCREVFDEASHPSNEEILDYARRVGIDPETESHLLDLAREGLMAPLPKGWTPCLDENTGSWYYYQASTKTTTWEHPLDAKNRALVERARASGTRQHSLDDDSKTTAKELDSHEEASLPKESKLAGGMTKIPTKLAPLRKSSLDSIVRPKKEASLSHRRVSIEPAKPENPNCSLMTDRASRDYTKVVFQDPKFYETPRLLGSPEREMRLKEIVKRSESMSPRYEKDWEQLSSRFNSEENVIDIDKLSASSLTRSETKSSIERFDKEKHPRNLSQQKELTLTGGGFMFLKSNRSRDTTPCQDSGKIDDFQRASTPGDNFPITPGERPKSILREKPPEIVTEEKATTDEERKSVRFDLEKPPDDIKFTFTSFDDENDDEEKKIGASEEKEGNEDNSDSESVGSVNYRLRKSEPLNQSLRRVESQPRIGPIVGKRAANAWLMDLDSMVREYGAEGKSNELEESINSKEEKPAVEVKLDAESEAEERTTSLKEEESEGRENLMSDGDGNVEKKNGAEGDENEKNQDEATSKPTKIIGRRFLVENVSEKEHLSQLSNNDSTDVDQDYLPKNKFSNIRNIDIYSKSESESRSSNQDESKSSMLDDIRRNKEIMLENMKRTDQRAKKDEQREREQVYQMIKLRQDLETVSQEQQRGRTSSRSNSNEVKSVMHKQHDRELLSYKRELEVSLAHSKRQMEENFAIERAKFEAEMEKRMEELRIELGKKEKQEIETLIAEMDQLRKENLKKVRNELEICYEKERQDILENLKIELDQRKRELLELRNQEMDKLLHEHENSMAEEKALKLAELEINKQQNEKIEEMKKQLEKEFDDLRNDLRTRQREKIMKITEDHEKCLAEILRDFRMDESLARKVYKQRLEEIRSDFSRDTEKEAKKQAERVNRQETVDFEKIRCEKRLLEDKYKTLKDKYSKLKNDVRLAVERRSKRKEGNATTSETEKSTSVRTRTDRTDSSDQKASPTNTRSSSIVNNAGYPRAQKPGFQQQQQQQQQQQPDSSNPNKSQAEDSECGGRSSTGGFSRAANLTAGDCSSRSSSSVKQSQNNNNSSTSNNNNNNSSNAANGTENPVENIRKQLEKLEDLGDQLPSTETAYTLRYPFQDKTPPNTSSELEFFRHRIHVERDSVKRAREALRVQRSAFQSRQRAWKQKSVRATLEQLVQEERELSDMEVSLHRTRSLLGEKVIYLRHLEQSLERVANTKRNETESVPLKSDEMTLSDMSSASSGFSSTDLASDTFIGNKPDHYQESTEIIASLENLNSEIREIWGVLNKRQDNNIPPPPTLMYSDLGWLPFQHLTTQSNNVQGFGTPNIQSNILSQLTASHPPTTTTQNIIAQYGPTSGFTTSVGTVERGGASSLIERTRHMRDWLRQARIETTDPMSPGQATL; encoded by the exons ATGAGTATATCACAGGACAGCGGAGCCGTCATTGTCTGCAGGGAGGTCTTTGACGAGGCCTCCCACCCGTCGAACGAAG AGATTCTCGACTACGCGAGGCGGGTGGGCATCGACCCTGAAACGGAATCTCATCTCCTCGATCTTGCCCGCGAAGGCTTGATGGCTCCGTTGCCGAAAGGTTGGACCCCTTGTCTCGACGAGAATACCGGATCTTGGTATTATTATCAAGCAAGCACTAAAACAACGACTTGGGAGCACCCGTTGGATGCAAAAAATCGCGCCCTGGTCGAGCGGGCAAGAGCTTCTGGAACGCGCCAACACAGTCTTG ACGATGACTCAAAAACAACGGCTAAAGAATTGGACTCTCACGAGGAGGCGAGCTTGCCAAAAGAGTCAAAGTTGGCAGGAGGAATGACGAAGATACCAACAAAGTTGGCTCCTTTGAGAAAATCGTCGCTGGATTCGATCGTGCGTCCAAAGAAGGAGGCGAGTTTATCCCACCGTCGAGTTTCGATCGAGCCAGCGAAGCCTGAAAACCCGAATTGTTCTCTGATGACCGATCGAGCATCGCGGGATTACACGAAGGTAGTTTTTCAAGATCCAAAATTTTACGAAACCCCTCGACTGCTCGGGAGCCCTGAGAGGGAAATGAGGCTGAAGGAAATCGTGAAAAGATCGGAGTCCATGAGCCCCAGATACGAGAAAGACTGGGAACAACTCTCGAGCAGGTTCAACAGCGAGGAAAATGTAATCGACATTGACAAACTGAGCGCGAGCTCGCTCACAAGATCCGAGACTAAATCGAGCATCGAAAGATTCGACAAGGAAAAACATCCGCGGAATTTGAGCCAGCAGAAAGAATTGACCCTCACCGGGGGCGGTTTTATGTTTCTGAAGAGCAACAGAAGCCGCGACACGACGCCCTGCCAAGACTCGGGGAAAATTGACGACTTTCAACGAGCCTCCACTCCCGGTGACAATTTTCCAATCACTCCGGGAGAGAGACCCAAGTCGATACTGCGCGAAAAACCACCAGAAATTG TTACAGAAGAGAAAGCAACGACCGATGAGGAACGTAAGAGCGTGCGTTTCGACCTTGAGAAACCACCGGACGACATTAAATTTACGTTCACAAGTTTCGATGACGAGAACGAcgacgaggagaaaaagatCGGGGCTAgcgaagagaaagaaggaaacGAGGATAATTCAGACTCTGAATCGGTTGGCTCGGTCAATTATCGATTACGAAAGAGCGAGCCCCTCAATCAAAGTCTTCGGAGGGTGGAATCTCAGCCTCGAATAGGCCCGATCGTTGGTAAGCGTGCGGCGAATGCTTGGCTCATGGATTTGGACTCGATGGTCCGGGAATATGGGGCCGAGGGCAAGAGTAACGAGCTGGAAGAATCGATCAACTCGAAGGAAGAAAAGCCAGCGGTGGAGGTCAAATTGGACGCGGAATCGGAAGCTGAAGAGCGAACGACCAGCCtcaaagaggaagagagcgaaGGAAGGGAAAACTTGATGTCCGACGGTGATGGcaacgttgagaaaaaaaatggggcaGAAGGAgatgagaatgagaaaaatcaggACGAAGCAACTTCGAAGCCCACGAAAATCATCGGTCGACGATTCCTCGTTGAAAACGTTTCGGAAAAAGAGCATTTGAGCCAATTGTCGAATAACGACTCCACCGACGTGGATCAAGATTATttgccaaaaaataaattcagcaATATTCGTAACATTGATATTTATTCCAAGAGCGAAAGTGAGAGCAGGAGTAGCAATCAGGACGAGAGTAAGTCGAGTATGTTGGATGACATTAGACGAAACAAAGAAATTATGTTGGAGAATATGAAACGCACCGATCAGCGAGCAAAAAAGGACGAGCAGCGTGAGCGAGAGCAGGTTTACCAAATGATCAAACTGCGACAAGATCTCGAAACGGTCAGCCAGGAACAGCAGAGGGGTCGAACGTCGTCGAGGTCAAACTCGAACGAGGTCAAATCGGTGATGCACAAACAGCACGATCGTGAATTGTTGTCGTACAAGAGGGAATTGGAGGTGAGTTTGGCTCATTCGAAACGACAGATGGAGGAAAATTTTGCCATCGAGCGAGCCAAATTCGAGGCtgaaatggaaaaacgaatggaaGAATTGAGGATTGAGctggggaaaaaagaaaaacaggaGATTGAGACGTTGATCGCTGAAATGGATCAACTGAGGAAAGAAAACTTGAAGAAAGTTCGAAACGAGCTTGAAATTTGCTACGAAAAGGAGAGACAAGATATTCTCGAAAACCTCAAAATCGAACTTGatcaaagaaagagagaattgCTGGAGCTGCGCAATCAAGAAATGGACAAATTGCTCCACGAGCATGAGAACAGCATGGCGGAGGAAAAAGCTCTGAAACTTGCCGAGCtcgaaataaacaaacaacagaatgagaaaatcgaggaaatgaagaaacaactggaaaaagaatttgatgACTTGAGAAACGATCTGAGAACGcgacagagagaaaaaattatgaagatTACCGAGGACCATGAAAAGTGCCTGGCAGAAATTCTCAGGGATTTCCGCATGGAC GAGAGCTTAGCGAGAAAAGTCTACAAACAGAGGCTGGAGGAAATACGATCAGACTTTTCCCGAGACACTGAgaaggaagcgaaaaaacaagCGGAGCGAGTCAATCGCCAGGAAACAGTTGATTTCGAGAAAATACGATGCGAGAAGAGGCTGCTCGAGGACAAATACAAAACTCTCAAGgacaaatattcaaaattgaaaaacgacGTGAGATTAGCCGTCGAGAGAAGAAGCAAGAGGAAGGAGGGGAATGCGACGACTTCCGAAACCGAGAAATCGACATCAGTGAGGACGAGAACCGATCGAACCGACTCGTCCGATCAAAA GGCATCGCCCACGAATACACGCTCGAGCTCGATCGTCAATAACGCAGGATATCCAAGGGCCCAAAAACCAGGTttccagcagcagcagcagcagcagcaacagcagcagcctGACTCATCCAATCCGAACAAATCGCAGGCCGAAGATTCAGAGTGCGGAGGGCGATCATCGACGGGAGGATTTTCACGAGCAGCCAACCTAACAGCCGGGGATTGTTCTTCAAG ATCTTCGAGTTCGGTCAAACAATCCCAAAACAACAATAACAGTAGCaccagcaacaacaacaataacaacagcagcaacgcCGCCAACGGGACGGAAAATCCGGTGGAGAACATTCGCAAACAGTTGGAGAAACTCGAGGATCTTGGTGATCAATTGCCGAGTACCGAGACAGCTTACACTCTGCGCTATCCGTTCCAGGACAAAA CTCCTCCGAACACGTCCTCCGAACTGGAATTCTTCAGACATAGAATCCACGTCGAAAGGGACTCGGTCAAAAGAGCCAGGGAAGCTCTCAGGGTCCAGCGAAGTGCGTTTCAGAGTCGTCAGAGAGCGTGGAAGCAAAAGAGCGTCAGAGCAACGCTGGAGCAGCTTGTCCAA GAGGAACGCGAACTCTCAGACATGGAAGTGAGCCTTCATCGAACGAGGAGTCTTCTAGGCGAGAAAGTCATTTATCTCCGACACTTGGAACAATCCCTGGAAAGGGTTGCGAACACCAAGCGAAACGAGACCGAGTCAGTGCCCTTGAAAAGCGACGAGATGACATTGAGCGACATGTCCAGTGCCAGCAGCGGTTTCAGCTCCACTGACCTTGCTAGTGACACTTTCATCG GCAACAAACCGGATCATTATCAAGAATCTACAGAAATAATAGCCAGTTTGGAAAATCTCAATTCTGAGATTCGCGAGATTTGGGGCGTTCTCAACAAACGCCAGGACAACAATATTCCCCCACCGCCCACGCTCATGTACTCGGATCTTGGATGGCTTCCTTTTCAACATTTGACCACCCAATCGAACAATGTGCAGG GATTCGGGACACCGAATATCCAGTCGAACATTTTGTCCCAACTGACCGCGTCTCATCCACCGACAACAACGACTCAGAATATAATAGCTCAGTACGGTCCGACGAGTGGTTTCACCACGAGCGTTGGTACGGTCGAGCGTGGTGGAGCATCGAGTTTAATCGAGAGAACGAGGCACATGAGGGATTGGTTGAGGCAGGCGAGGATCGAGACCACGGACCCGATGAGTCCTGGTCAAGCGACTCTCTAA